The following proteins are co-located in the Abditibacteriaceae bacterium genome:
- the ilvN gene encoding acetolactate synthase small subunit → MNENGTMISNVPAQSEGLLIKNGVPTIASAGEPGVNTMTGDEQLHTISVLVENRPGVLARVSHVFARRGFNLESLAVSRTEDPTVSRMTIVVAGTEEAFDQIGKQLLKLIDIIKVIDHTRDDLVQRELALIKVRATPQNRAEIMQIAQVFRANLVDISEDTITIEVSGKEYKVDAIQRMLEKFEILELVRTGRIVLTRGPKQT, encoded by the coding sequence ATGAACGAAAACGGAACAATGATTTCCAACGTGCCCGCGCAAAGCGAAGGCTTGCTGATTAAAAACGGCGTGCCGACGATTGCCTCGGCGGGCGAACCGGGCGTGAACACCATGACCGGCGACGAACAACTGCACACGATTTCGGTTTTGGTCGAAAACCGGCCCGGCGTCCTCGCGCGCGTTTCGCATGTGTTTGCGCGTCGCGGCTTCAACCTTGAAAGCCTCGCGGTTTCGCGCACTGAAGACCCAACCGTTTCGCGCATGACGATTGTTGTCGCGGGCACCGAAGAAGCCTTCGATCAAATCGGCAAGCAGTTGCTGAAACTCATCGACATCATCAAAGTCATCGACCACACGCGCGACGACTTGGTGCAGCGCGAGCTTGCCTTAATTAAGGTGCGCGCCACGCCTCAGAACCGCGCCGAGATTATGCAGATTGCTCAGGTCTTCCGCGCCAATCTGGTTGATATTTCCGAAGACACGATTACTATCGAAGTTTCCGGCAAAGAATACAAAGTCGATGCGATTCAGCGGATGCTGGAAAAGTTCGAGATTCTCGAACTGGTTCGCACCGGACGCATTGTCCTGACGCGTGGCCCGAAGCAAACGTAA
- the ilvB gene encoding biosynthetic-type acetolactate synthase large subunit — translation MNGAEALLESLKREGVDVLFGISGGAILPIYDALGKQQDIWSILTRHEQGAGHMAEGYARATGRVGCCIGTSGPGATNLVTAITDAYMDSTPVVFLSGQVASPNIGKDAFQECDMYGITMPIVKHSYMVKRTADIPRIVKEAFHIARTGRPGPVLIDIPKDMGENEFGEFLYPESVNLRGYNPEMPAATEQIAAAAKLIAEAKQPVLYVGNGINSSDASDALLAFAEKIDAPVTTTLLGRGGFPSGHRLALDMLGMHGTAYANWAIHHADLIIALGARFDDRVTGNPKKWAPDAKIIHVDIDQAELGKIRFAQVPILGDVKTVIRQLAEATQPKKHTKWVEQLAQWKKDAPLTYEKTGTLKPQHVIEEIGKATAGEAIMTTDVGQHQMWAAQYYNPKNTRSFITSGGLGTMGYGYPAALGAKVGCLDKEVWCVTGDGSFQMNIQELATGVIYDIPVKIAVLNNSSLGMVRQWQKMFYERRWSGIDLTKCPDFAKIAEAYSATGVTITHQDEVADAIREAQKNPGTVVLNFLTDKEEDVFPMIPGGKTIHDMVLDKSHKTVALPGINGAPSAAAAEEALETAVESEYASEWTDDLKAGQIRG, via the coding sequence ATGAACGGAGCAGAGGCACTATTAGAAAGTTTGAAACGTGAAGGCGTGGACGTGTTGTTCGGAATTTCCGGCGGCGCGATTCTGCCGATTTATGATGCGCTGGGCAAACAGCAAGACATCTGGAGCATCCTGACGCGCCATGAGCAGGGCGCCGGTCACATGGCCGAAGGTTATGCGCGCGCAACGGGCCGCGTCGGTTGCTGTATCGGCACATCCGGCCCCGGCGCAACCAACCTTGTCACAGCCATCACCGATGCTTACATGGACTCGACGCCGGTTGTCTTCCTGAGCGGACAGGTCGCCAGCCCCAATATCGGCAAAGACGCGTTTCAGGAATGCGATATGTACGGCATCACCATGCCGATTGTGAAGCATTCGTACATGGTGAAGCGCACTGCTGATATCCCGCGCATCGTCAAAGAAGCGTTCCACATCGCGCGCACCGGACGTCCCGGCCCGGTTCTCATCGACATCCCCAAAGATATGGGCGAGAACGAATTCGGCGAATTTCTATATCCCGAATCGGTGAACCTGCGCGGTTACAATCCTGAAATGCCGGCAGCCACCGAGCAAATCGCGGCAGCAGCCAAGCTCATCGCTGAAGCGAAACAGCCAGTTCTGTATGTCGGCAACGGTATCAACAGCTCCGATGCTTCCGATGCGCTTCTGGCTTTCGCCGAGAAAATCGATGCGCCTGTGACGACCACGCTTTTGGGACGCGGCGGTTTTCCTTCGGGCCATCGTCTCGCGCTCGATATGCTCGGAATGCACGGTACCGCTTACGCGAACTGGGCGATTCATCATGCCGACTTGATTATCGCGCTTGGTGCGCGCTTCGATGACCGCGTAACCGGCAACCCCAAGAAGTGGGCGCCCGACGCGAAAATCATTCACGTCGATATCGACCAGGCCGAGTTGGGCAAAATCCGTTTCGCACAAGTGCCGATTCTGGGCGACGTAAAAACCGTGATTCGCCAGCTCGCCGAAGCGACGCAGCCCAAGAAGCATACGAAATGGGTGGAGCAGCTCGCGCAGTGGAAGAAAGACGCGCCTCTGACCTACGAGAAAACCGGCACGTTGAAGCCGCAGCATGTTATCGAAGAGATTGGCAAAGCGACGGCAGGCGAAGCCATCATGACGACTGACGTGGGCCAGCACCAGATGTGGGCCGCGCAGTATTACAATCCGAAGAATACGCGCAGCTTTATCACCTCGGGCGGCTTGGGCACGATGGGCTACGGTTATCCCGCGGCGTTGGGCGCGAAAGTCGGTTGCCTTGATAAGGAAGTCTGGTGCGTGACCGGCGACGGCAGCTTTCAGATGAACATTCAGGAACTGGCGACCGGCGTCATTTACGACATTCCGGTGAAAATCGCGGTGTTGAACAACTCGTCGCTGGGCATGGTTCGCCAGTGGCAGAAGATGTTCTACGAGCGTCGCTGGAGCGGCATCGACCTGACCAAGTGCCCCGATTTCGCCAAAATCGCTGAAGCCTATTCCGCGACCGGTGTGACGATCACGCATCAGGACGAAGTCGCCGACGCGATTCGCGAAGCGCAGAAGAATCCGGGAACGGTTGTTCTCAACTTCCTCACCGACAAGGAAGAAGACGTGTTCCCGATGATTCCCGGCGGCAAAACGATTCACGACATGGTTCTCGACAAGAGCCACAAAACCGTGGCGTTGCCCGGCATCAATGGCGCGCCGAGCGCTGCGGCTGCTGAAGAAGCGCTCGAAACCGCCGTCGAAAGCGAATACGCAAGCGAATGGACAGATGACCTGAAAGCGGGCCAGATTCGCGGGTAA